The following proteins are encoded in a genomic region of Paraburkholderia sp. BL23I1N1:
- a CDS encoding thiamine pyrophosphate-binding protein, translating to MSLPNAPVSASPAAQTTGARLVVDALLTHGVERVFCVPGESFLAVLDSLHDETDHIQTIVCRHEAAAANMAEAVGKLTGRPGVAIVTRGPGATHASIGVHTAFQDSTPMILLIGQCAREHLDREAFQEIDYRRMFGQMAKWVAQIDDPKRIPEYLSHAFHTATSGRPGPVVLSLPEDVLSDACEAVAGAPRYKRVAASPSAAQMEELRRLLEAAQRPMVIAGGSGWTPAACADLQRFVENWQLPIGLAFRFQDTLDNEHPNYAGDVGLGINPELAQRIRDADLLLTLGPRLGEATTNGYTLLDIPKTKQILVHVHQGAEELGRVYAADLPIVSGMPELAALLAALKPSSEKLAWTGAAEEAHQAYLDWRKPRQIPGDVQMGEVIQQLRAHLPEDAILTNGAGNYATWLHRHFSYRHFRSQLAPTSGAMGYGVPAAIAAKSLYPQRAVVALAGDGCFMMAAQELATAMQYDLHVIFIVVNNNHFGTIRMHQERHYPNRVHGTGLTNPDFAAFARSFGAHGEIVERTEDFLPALQRSIEAKRAAVIEIRMPQEASTPGATLEQIREQGRKLRGE from the coding sequence ATGTCGCTGCCGAATGCTCCCGTTTCCGCTTCTCCTGCCGCCCAAACCACCGGCGCGCGTCTCGTTGTCGATGCCTTGCTGACGCACGGCGTCGAACGTGTTTTCTGCGTGCCCGGCGAGAGCTTTCTCGCCGTGCTCGATTCGCTGCACGACGAAACGGACCACATCCAGACCATCGTCTGCCGGCACGAAGCGGCAGCCGCGAACATGGCTGAAGCCGTCGGCAAATTGACAGGACGTCCGGGCGTCGCGATCGTGACGCGCGGACCCGGCGCGACGCATGCATCGATCGGCGTGCACACCGCGTTTCAGGACTCAACGCCAATGATCCTGCTGATCGGTCAATGCGCGCGCGAGCATCTCGACCGCGAGGCCTTCCAGGAAATCGACTATCGGCGCATGTTCGGTCAGATGGCCAAGTGGGTCGCGCAAATCGACGACCCGAAGCGCATTCCCGAATATCTGAGCCATGCATTTCACACGGCGACGTCGGGGCGTCCGGGGCCGGTCGTGTTGTCGTTGCCGGAAGATGTGTTGAGCGATGCGTGCGAAGCCGTTGCCGGTGCGCCGCGGTATAAGCGCGTGGCGGCGTCGCCTTCCGCGGCGCAAATGGAAGAGTTGCGCCGATTGCTGGAAGCCGCGCAACGACCGATGGTGATCGCTGGCGGCAGTGGTTGGACGCCTGCGGCATGTGCCGACCTGCAACGCTTTGTCGAGAATTGGCAATTGCCGATCGGCCTCGCGTTCCGCTTCCAGGACACGCTCGACAACGAGCATCCGAACTACGCGGGCGATGTCGGCCTTGGTATCAATCCGGAGCTTGCTCAACGTATCCGCGATGCGGATCTCCTGCTTACGCTTGGCCCGCGATTGGGCGAAGCAACGACGAATGGCTACACGCTGCTCGATATTCCAAAGACGAAGCAAATACTGGTGCACGTGCATCAAGGCGCGGAGGAACTTGGCCGCGTGTACGCGGCGGACTTGCCGATCGTCTCCGGCATGCCAGAACTTGCGGCACTGCTTGCGGCATTAAAGCCGTCTTCCGAGAAGCTCGCATGGACCGGCGCGGCGGAAGAAGCGCACCAGGCGTATCTCGACTGGCGCAAGCCGCGTCAGATTCCCGGCGACGTGCAAATGGGCGAAGTGATCCAGCAATTGCGCGCGCATCTGCCGGAAGACGCGATCCTCACAAACGGTGCGGGCAACTACGCCACGTGGCTGCATCGGCATTTCTCGTATCGACATTTCCGCTCGCAGCTTGCGCCGACCAGTGGCGCGATGGGCTACGGTGTACCAGCGGCGATTGCGGCGAAGTCGCTGTATCCGCAACGCGCAGTCGTCGCATTAGCTGGCGACGGCTGTTTCATGATGGCCGCGCAAGAACTGGCGACGGCGATGCAGTACGACTTGCATGTGATCTTCATCGTCGTGAACAACAACCACTTCGGCACGATCCGGATGCATCAGGAACGGCACTATCCGAATCGCGTACACGGCACCGGTCTCACGAATCCTGACTTCGCGGCGTTCGCGAGATCGTTCGGCGCGCACGGAGAGATCGTGGAGCGGACTGAGGATTTTCTGCCTGCATTGCAACGCTCGATAGAAGCGAAGCGTGCAGCGGTGATCGAGATTCGCATGCCGCAGGAGGCGAGCACGCCGGGCGCGACGTTAGAGCAGATTCGGGAGCAGGGGAGGAAGCTCCGAGGGGAGTAA
- a CDS encoding alginate lyase family protein: protein MARKVRLMQSRTETRRVQTWQQACALLLAGAAVLLLPLRQAQAAMNFCAAPALQTSERTNADPGVKALVSNVQAHLNDPPHAVAKLHTEGTLPHEGIYDQSVEAEKDLDLLRDAALAWRATSDDRYLKLVDRLLYAWVTTYQPSFNPIDETRFEGLILAYDMTASALPVKTRNASMAFLTKLASGYIAQIDARPRPLTGTFKNNWQSHRIKLIAMAAFTLDNRKMINAAQRLFDEHIGDNIAPDGSTVDFAERDALHYVTYDLQPLVTAALAARRHNRNWLPEKGTNGASLAAALNWLTPYADGSKTHEEFVHSNVPFDAKRREAGLPGYSGQWDPKNATELFHLAARLDGRYTPIALQLAPTPPAWLAVCLPLPAR from the coding sequence ATGGCGCGAAAGGTGCGATTGATGCAAAGCCGGACCGAAACAAGGCGAGTCCAGACGTGGCAACAGGCCTGCGCGCTACTGTTGGCAGGCGCAGCGGTGCTGCTGCTGCCGCTGCGGCAGGCGCAAGCCGCGATGAATTTTTGTGCGGCGCCCGCGCTGCAAACCAGCGAGCGCACGAACGCCGATCCCGGCGTCAAGGCACTGGTGAGCAATGTGCAGGCGCATCTGAACGACCCGCCGCATGCCGTGGCGAAACTGCATACCGAAGGCACGCTGCCGCACGAGGGCATCTACGATCAAAGCGTCGAGGCGGAGAAGGATCTCGATCTGTTGCGCGACGCCGCGCTCGCCTGGCGCGCAACCAGCGACGATCGCTATCTGAAGCTGGTCGACCGCTTGCTGTATGCGTGGGTCACGACTTATCAACCCAGTTTCAATCCGATCGACGAAACCCGTTTCGAAGGCCTGATCCTCGCCTATGACATGACCGCAAGCGCGTTGCCGGTGAAGACGCGCAATGCATCGATGGCGTTCCTGACGAAGCTTGCGAGCGGCTATATCGCGCAAATCGACGCGCGGCCGCGGCCGCTCACCGGCACGTTCAAGAACAACTGGCAGAGCCACCGGATCAAGCTGATCGCGATGGCCGCGTTCACGCTGGATAACCGCAAGATGATCAACGCGGCGCAGCGTTTGTTCGACGAACATATCGGCGACAACATCGCACCGGACGGCTCGACGGTGGACTTCGCCGAGCGTGACGCCTTGCATTACGTCACCTACGACCTGCAGCCGCTCGTGACCGCCGCGCTCGCCGCGCGCCGCCACAACCGCAACTGGTTGCCGGAGAAGGGGACGAATGGCGCCTCACTGGCGGCCGCGCTGAACTGGCTCACGCCGTACGCGGACGGCAGCAAGACGCATGAAGAATTCGTGCATTCGAACGTTCCGTTCGATGCCAAACGTCGCGAGGCCGGTTTGCCCGGCTATTCGGGTCAATGGGATCCGAAAAACGCGACGGAACTGTTTCACCTGGCGGCGCGTCTCGACGGACGCTATACGCCGATCGCGCTGCAGCTCGCACCGACGCCGCCCGCGTGGCTCGCCGTGTGCTTACCGCTGCCAGCGCGCTAA
- the gcvP gene encoding aminomethyl-transferring glycine dehydrogenase, with amino-acid sequence MKLEHPDRLMNRTPLSLAALEVHDAFAERHIGPDSADQHAMLEALGFASRAALIDAVIPKTIRRSEALPLGPFVQPKSEAEALAALRELADKNQVFRSYIGQGYYNAHTPAVILRNVLENPAWYTAYTPYQPEISQGRLEALLNFQQMIVDLTGLAISNASLLDEATAAAEAMTLLQRVGKPKSNVFYVADDVLPQTIEVVKTRATPVGIEVKVGPAAEAANANAFGVLLQYPGVNGDVRDYRALADAIHAAGGHVVVAADLLALTVLTPPGEWGADVAVGNTQRFGVPVGFGGPHAAYLAVRDEFKRQMPGRLVGVTVDAQGNPALRLALQTREQHIRREKATSNVCTAQALLAIMASMYAVYHGPHGLKTIALRVNRIAALLAAGAKKLGYTLVNDTFFDTLTFETGARTQALHDAATAKRINLRRVSDTRVGISIDETTTRSDLADLLAAFAQAAFVDEVAQIDALDAALPAESTVPAALERTSAYLTHHVFNRHHSETEMLRYLRSLSDKDLALDRSMIPLGSCTMKLNATSEMLPVTWPEFGQIHPFAPAEQTVGYREMIDQLEQMLIAATGYAAVSLQPNAGSQGEYAGLLIIHAYHASRGEAHRNVCLIPASAHGTNPASAQMAGMQVVVVACDAQGNVDIEDLKKKAAQHAEKLAAIMITYPSTHGVFEANVREICEIVHAHGGQVYVDGANMNAMVGLCAPGQFGGDVSHLNLHKTFCIPHGGGGPGVGPVAVGAHLAQFLPNQLATGYERAPNGIGAVSGAPYGSASILPISWMYIAMMGAKNLTAATETAILNANYVANKLAPHYPVLYSGPGGLVAHECILDLRPIKETSGITVDDVAKRLADYGFHAPTMSFPVPGTLMVEPTESESKEELDRFIEAMIAIREEIRAVEEGRSDREDNPLKHAPHTAAVVIANEWKHAYARETAAYPLPTLIAKKYWPPVGRADNVYGDRNLFCSCVPIADYE; translated from the coding sequence ATGAAGCTCGAACACCCGGATCGTCTGATGAACCGCACTCCTCTCTCGCTCGCCGCGCTCGAAGTGCACGACGCCTTCGCTGAACGGCACATCGGCCCGGATTCGGCCGACCAGCACGCAATGCTCGAAGCCCTCGGCTTCGCGTCGCGCGCCGCGCTGATCGACGCCGTCATTCCGAAAACGATCCGCCGCAGCGAAGCACTGCCGCTCGGCCCCTTCGTGCAGCCGAAGAGCGAGGCCGAAGCGCTCGCCGCGCTGCGTGAGCTGGCGGACAAGAACCAGGTGTTCCGCTCGTACATCGGGCAGGGCTACTACAACGCGCACACGCCAGCGGTGATCCTGCGTAACGTGCTGGAAAATCCGGCGTGGTACACCGCGTACACGCCGTACCAGCCGGAAATCTCGCAGGGCCGTCTGGAAGCGCTACTGAATTTCCAGCAGATGATCGTCGACCTGACGGGTCTGGCGATTTCGAACGCTTCGCTGCTCGACGAAGCCACCGCCGCCGCTGAGGCGATGACGCTGCTGCAACGCGTCGGCAAGCCGAAGTCGAACGTGTTCTACGTCGCCGACGACGTGCTGCCGCAAACCATCGAAGTGGTGAAGACGCGCGCCACGCCGGTCGGCATCGAAGTGAAAGTGGGTCCGGCAGCGGAAGCCGCGAACGCGAATGCGTTCGGCGTGCTGCTGCAATACCCGGGCGTGAACGGCGACGTGCGCGACTACCGCGCGCTCGCTGACGCGATCCACGCTGCGGGCGGCCACGTGGTGGTCGCCGCCGACCTGCTCGCGCTGACCGTTTTGACGCCGCCGGGCGAATGGGGCGCGGACGTGGCCGTCGGCAACACGCAGCGTTTCGGCGTGCCGGTCGGTTTCGGCGGCCCGCACGCGGCTTACCTCGCCGTGCGCGACGAATTCAAGCGTCAGATGCCGGGCCGGCTCGTTGGCGTGACCGTCGACGCACAGGGCAATCCGGCGCTGCGTCTCGCGCTGCAAACGCGTGAGCAGCATATCCGCCGCGAGAAGGCGACCTCGAACGTGTGTACCGCGCAGGCGCTGCTCGCGATCATGGCCAGCATGTACGCCGTCTATCACGGCCCGCACGGTCTGAAGACGATCGCGCTGCGTGTGAACCGTATCGCCGCGTTGCTGGCCGCCGGCGCGAAGAAGCTCGGCTACACGCTGGTCAACGACACGTTCTTCGACACGCTCACGTTCGAAACCGGTGCACGCACCCAGGCACTGCATGACGCTGCGACGGCCAAGCGCATCAATCTGCGCCGCGTGAGCGACACGCGCGTCGGCATCTCGATCGACGAAACCACCACGCGCAGCGATCTGGCCGATCTGCTCGCGGCGTTCGCCCAAGCGGCATTTGTCGACGAAGTCGCGCAAATCGACGCGCTCGATGCGGCGCTTCCCGCAGAGAGCACTGTGCCCGCCGCGCTTGAACGCACCAGCGCGTACCTCACGCACCACGTGTTCAACCGTCATCATTCTGAAACGGAAATGCTGCGCTATCTGCGCAGCCTGTCGGACAAGGACCTCGCGCTCGATCGCTCGATGATCCCGCTCGGTTCGTGCACGATGAAGCTGAACGCGACCTCGGAAATGCTGCCGGTCACGTGGCCCGAATTCGGTCAGATTCACCCGTTCGCACCGGCTGAGCAAACCGTCGGTTACCGCGAAATGATCGATCAGCTCGAACAGATGCTGATCGCGGCCACCGGCTATGCAGCTGTCTCGCTGCAACCGAACGCCGGCTCGCAAGGCGAGTACGCGGGTCTGTTGATCATCCACGCTTACCACGCGTCGCGCGGCGAAGCGCATCGCAATGTCTGCCTGATTCCCGCTTCGGCGCACGGCACGAACCCGGCGTCGGCGCAAATGGCCGGCATGCAAGTGGTCGTGGTGGCGTGCGACGCGCAAGGCAACGTCGATATCGAAGACCTGAAGAAGAAGGCCGCTCAGCACGCTGAGAAGCTCGCGGCGATCATGATCACGTACCCGTCCACGCACGGCGTGTTCGAAGCGAACGTCCGCGAAATCTGCGAGATCGTGCACGCGCACGGTGGCCAGGTCTACGTGGACGGCGCGAACATGAACGCCATGGTCGGCCTGTGCGCCCCGGGCCAGTTCGGCGGCGACGTCTCGCACCTGAACCTGCACAAGACCTTCTGTATTCCGCACGGCGGCGGCGGACCGGGCGTCGGTCCGGTCGCCGTCGGCGCGCATCTCGCGCAATTCCTGCCGAATCAGCTTGCAACGGGCTACGAACGCGCGCCGAACGGTATCGGCGCTGTGTCGGGCGCACCGTACGGTTCCGCCTCGATCCTGCCAATTTCGTGGATGTACATCGCGATGATGGGTGCGAAGAACCTCACGGCCGCCACGGAAACCGCGATCCTCAACGCCAACTACGTCGCGAACAAACTCGCGCCGCATTATCCGGTGCTGTACTCGGGCCCCGGCGGACTGGTCGCACACGAGTGCATTCTCGATCTGCGCCCGATCAAGGAAACCAGCGGCATCACCGTCGACGACGTCGCCAAGCGTCTCGCCGACTACGGCTTCCACGCACCGACCATGAGCTTCCCGGTGCCGGGCACGCTGATGGTCGAGCCGACCGAATCGGAATCGAAGGAAGAACTCGACCGCTTCATCGAAGCGATGATCGCGATCCGCGAGGAAATTCGCGCGGTGGAAGAAGGCCGTTCGGACCGCGAAGACAATCCGCTCAAGCATGCACCGCATACGGCGGCGGTGGTCATCGCGAACGAATGGAAGCATGCGTATGCGCGCGAAACCGCCGCGTATCCGCTGCCCACACTGATCGCGAAGAAGTACTGGCCGCCAGTCGGCCGTGCGGACAACGTGTACGGCGACCGCAATCTGTTCTGCTCCTGCGTACCGATCGCCGACTACGAGTAA
- the gcvH gene encoding glycine cleavage system protein GcvH translates to MSIPADLKYTESHEWVRTEADGTLTVGITDHAQEALGDIVFFEVQELGKTVSAGETVAVIESVKAASDIYAPVSGEVIEANPAVADTPDGVNSAPYENWLFKIKPAADALLDRLIDADAYSKSIGA, encoded by the coding sequence ATGAGCATCCCGGCCGATCTGAAATACACCGAATCGCACGAGTGGGTCCGCACCGAAGCGGACGGCACGCTGACGGTCGGTATCACCGACCACGCGCAGGAAGCGCTCGGCGACATCGTCTTCTTCGAAGTCCAGGAACTGGGCAAGACCGTGAGCGCGGGCGAAACCGTTGCCGTGATCGAGTCGGTGAAAGCCGCCTCGGATATCTACGCGCCGGTTTCGGGCGAAGTGATCGAAGCGAACCCGGCCGTCGCCGACACCCCGGACGGCGTGAACAGCGCGCCGTACGAGAACTGGCTCTTCAAGATCAAGCCGGCCGCGGACGCATTGCTGGATCGCCTGATCGACGCGGACGCGTACTCGAAGTCGATCGGCGCCTGA
- a CDS encoding L-serine ammonia-lyase: MAVSVFDLFKIGIGPSSSHTVGPMRAALMFAQGLERDGLLAATASVKVDLYGSLGATGKGHGTDRGVMLGLMGDAPDTVDPDTIAQRLEAVKASRKLALLGTHDVPFVQKDHISFYRQALSEHPNGLKLRAFDAQGETLRESTYLSVGGGFVVTAGAPNTKVLSAVEQLPHSFRSGNELLALCKSTGKSIAQLMWDNERVWHTEEETRAGLMKIWDVMQSCVSRGCGINNPDADGTLPGPFQVKRRAPQLYRALSSNPELALRDPLSMVDWINLYAIAVNEENAAGGRVVTAPTNGAAGIIPAVLHYYTRFMPGSNQQGVIDFLLTAAAIGILYKLNASISGAEVGCQGEVGVACSMAAGALAAVMGGTPEQVENAAEIGMEHNLGLTCDPVGGMVQIPCIERNAMGSVKAVNAARMALRGDGTHYVSLDSVIKTMMQTGADMKTKYKETSRGGLAVNIVEC; the protein is encoded by the coding sequence ATGGCAGTCAGCGTGTTCGACCTCTTCAAGATCGGCATTGGTCCGTCCAGCTCGCATACGGTCGGGCCGATGCGCGCCGCGCTGATGTTCGCGCAAGGGCTCGAACGCGACGGGCTGCTTGCGGCGACGGCATCGGTGAAAGTGGATCTGTACGGTTCGCTCGGCGCGACCGGCAAGGGGCACGGCACGGATCGCGGCGTGATGCTCGGGTTGATGGGCGACGCGCCCGACACGGTCGATCCGGACACGATCGCGCAACGGCTGGAAGCGGTGAAGGCGTCGCGCAAGCTCGCCTTGCTCGGCACGCACGACGTGCCGTTCGTGCAAAAAGATCACATTTCGTTTTATCGCCAGGCGCTATCGGAGCATCCGAACGGCCTGAAGCTGCGTGCGTTCGACGCGCAGGGCGAGACGCTGCGCGAGTCGACGTATCTATCGGTGGGCGGCGGTTTTGTGGTGACGGCGGGCGCGCCGAATACGAAGGTGCTGAGTGCCGTCGAACAATTGCCGCATTCGTTCCGCAGCGGCAACGAATTGCTCGCGCTGTGCAAATCGACCGGCAAGAGCATCGCGCAATTGATGTGGGACAACGAACGCGTCTGGCACACGGAAGAAGAAACGCGCGCGGGCTTGATGAAGATCTGGGACGTGATGCAATCGTGCGTGTCGCGCGGTTGCGGCATCAACAATCCGGATGCGGACGGTACTTTGCCCGGTCCGTTCCAGGTGAAGCGTCGCGCGCCACAGTTGTATCGCGCCTTGTCGAGTAATCCTGAGCTGGCGCTGCGCGATCCGCTGTCGATGGTCGACTGGATCAATCTCTACGCCATCGCCGTGAACGAAGAAAACGCGGCGGGCGGGCGCGTGGTCACGGCGCCGACCAATGGCGCGGCCGGCATCATTCCGGCGGTGCTGCATTACTACACGCGTTTCATGCCGGGCTCGAATCAGCAAGGCGTGATCGACTTCCTGCTGACGGCCGCGGCAATCGGCATTCTGTACAAGCTGAACGCGTCGATTTCGGGCGCGGAAGTGGGGTGCCAGGGCGAGGTCGGCGTGGCCTGCTCGATGGCCGCGGGTGCGCTCGCGGCGGTGATGGGCGGCACGCCTGAGCAAGTCGAGAATGCTGCCGAGATCGGCATGGAGCATAACCTCGGACTCACGTGCGATCCGGTCGGCGGAATGGTGCAGATTCCGTGTATCGAGCGCAATGCAATGGGCTCGGTGAAGGCCGTGAATGCAGCGCGTATGGCGCTACGCGGTGACGGTACGCATTACGTCTCGCTGGACTCCGTGATCAAGACGATGATGCAGACCGGCGCGGATATGAAGACGAAGTACAAGGAAACGTCGCGCGGTGGGTTGGCGGTGAATATTGTCGAGTGCTGA
- a CDS encoding branched-chain amino acid ABC transporter substrate-binding protein, whose translation MQYKMKQLAGAALVAAMSLAGTANAQSTEDVKIGFAGPMTGAQAHYGKDFQNGITLAVEDMNATKPMIGGKQVRFVLDSADDQADPRTGTTVAQKLVDDGIKGMLGHFNSGTTIPASRIYANAGIPEIAMATAPEYTQQGFKTTFRMMTSDTQQGSVAGTFAVKTLGMKKIVIVDDRTAYGQGLADQFEKAAKAAGGTIVDREYTNDKAVDFKSILTKLKSVNPDMVYYGGADSQAAPMVKQMKQLGIKAPLMGGEMVHTPTFIQLAGDAANGTVASLAGLPLEEMPGGKDYVAKYKKRFNEDVQTYSPYAYDGAMAMFDAMKKANSTDPAKYLPLLAKTSMPAVTAANLAYDGKGDLKNGGITLYKVVDGKWTTLQSVGGK comes from the coding sequence ATGCAATACAAGATGAAACAGCTGGCAGGCGCAGCGCTGGTTGCGGCCATGTCGCTGGCGGGGACGGCCAACGCTCAATCGACTGAAGACGTGAAGATCGGCTTTGCCGGTCCGATGACGGGCGCACAGGCGCACTACGGCAAGGACTTCCAGAACGGCATCACGCTGGCTGTGGAAGACATGAACGCGACCAAGCCGATGATCGGCGGCAAGCAGGTTCGTTTCGTGCTGGATTCGGCCGACGACCAGGCTGACCCGCGCACCGGCACGACCGTTGCACAAAAGCTGGTGGATGACGGCATCAAGGGCATGCTCGGCCACTTCAACTCGGGCACCACGATTCCGGCCTCGCGCATCTACGCGAACGCGGGCATCCCCGAAATCGCCATGGCGACGGCGCCTGAGTACACGCAACAAGGCTTCAAGACCACGTTCCGCATGATGACGTCCGATACGCAGCAAGGTTCGGTCGCCGGCACGTTCGCGGTGAAGACCTTGGGCATGAAGAAGATCGTTATCGTCGACGACCGTACGGCTTACGGCCAGGGTCTGGCTGATCAGTTCGAAAAGGCGGCGAAGGCTGCGGGCGGCACGATCGTCGATCGTGAATACACGAACGACAAGGCTGTGGACTTCAAGTCGATCCTGACCAAGCTGAAGTCGGTCAACCCGGACATGGTGTACTACGGTGGCGCGGATTCGCAGGCAGCACCGATGGTCAAGCAGATGAAGCAACTGGGCATCAAGGCTCCGTTGATGGGCGGCGAAATGGTTCACACGCCGACGTTCATCCAGCTCGCGGGTGACGCTGCGAACGGCACGGTGGCATCGCTCGCCGGCCTGCCGCTGGAAGAAATGCCGGGCGGCAAGGACTATGTTGCGAAGTACAAGAAGCGTTTCAACGAAGACGTGCAAACGTACTCGCCGTACGCTTACGACGGCGCAATGGCCATGTTCGACGCTATGAAGAAGGCTAACTCGACCGATCCGGCGAAGTACCTGCCGCTGCTCGCGAAGACCTCGATGCCGGCAGTGACGGCAGCGAACCTCGCATACGACGGCAAGGGCGACCTGAAGAACGGCGGCATCACGCTGTACAAGGTTGTCGACGGCAAGTGGACGACGCTGCAAAGCGTGGGCGGGAAGTAA